The Arachis hypogaea cultivar Tifrunner chromosome 14, arahy.Tifrunner.gnm2.J5K5, whole genome shotgun sequence genome has a segment encoding these proteins:
- the LOC112740599 gene encoding 16 kDa phloem protein 2, protein MPRGTLEVILVSAKGLKDADFLKKMDPYVILTYRAQENRSSVARGGGSNPRWNESFLFTVSDNVAELNLRIMDKDTFTRDDFLGEARIPLEPVFAAGSIQETSYNVVKNQNYCGEIKVALTFNPEW, encoded by the exons ATGCCTCGCGGAACGCTTGAAGTCATTCTTGTCAGCGCAAAAGGTCTTAAGGACGCTGATTTTCTCA AAAAAATGGATCCTTATGTAATTCTCACTTATCGAGCACAGGAGAATAGAAGCAGTGTGGCAAGAG GTGGAGGATCTAACCCTCGTTGGAATGAGAGCTTTCTTTTCACAGTTTCTGATAATGTTGCTGAACTTAATCTGAGGATTATGGACAAAGATACTTTTACTCGGGATGATTTTCTTGGTGAGGCAAG AATTCCATTAGAACCAGTTTTTGCTGCGGGTAGCATTCAGGAAACTTCTTACAATGTTGTTAAGAACCAGAATTATTGTGGGGAGATTAAGGTGGCTCTCACTTTTAATCCCGAG TGGTAA
- the LOC112744003 gene encoding uncharacterized protein, which translates to MEERERGECEERGKELVKELSPSKLGLSSSSRVLVVIVVSAVKPVAAVLLAMKPAPPSSSSWIAAARDAAVAASESIAVKQNDGQREDPQVRERETREGRDLSSRRAQSPLALPAPSLSEPSPDPPLLKLLAAPLCRRSSTPPPLPPKTTTEA; encoded by the coding sequence atggaggagagagaaagaggcgAATGCGAGGAGAGAGGGAAGGAGCTCGTGAAGGAGCTGTCGCCGTCGAAGCTGGGTTTGTCGTCGTCTTCGCGGGTTCTGGTCGTCATCGTCGTCTCTGCCGTGAAGCCCGTCGCCGCCGTCCTTCTCGCCATGAAGCCAGCGCCGCCATCGTCATCATCATGGATTGCTGCTGCACGTGACGCCGCCGTCGCCGCCTCGGAGTCCATCGCCGTCAAGCAGAACGACGGGCAGAGAGAGGATCCccaggtgagagagagagaaaccagGGAAGGCCGCGACCTGTCTAGCCGCCGTGCCCAGTCGCCGCTCGCGTTGCCGGCGCCGTCTCTGTCTGAACCGTCGCCAGATCCGCCGCTGCTGAAGCTTCTGGCCGCGCCTCTGTGTCGCCGGAGCTCCACGCCGCCGCCACTGCCACCAAAAACCACCACTGAGGCCTAA